From a region of the Triticum aestivum cultivar Chinese Spring chromosome 7D, IWGSC CS RefSeq v2.1, whole genome shotgun sequence genome:
- the LOC123164199 gene encoding histone H3.2, producing the protein MARTKQTARKSTGGKAPRKQLATKAARKSAPATGGVKKPHRFRPGTVALREIRKYQKSTELLIRKLPFQRLVREIAQDFKTDLRFQSSAVSALQEAAEAYLVGLFEDTNLCAIHAKRVTIMPKDIQLARRIRGERA; encoded by the coding sequence ATGGCCCGCACGAAGCAGACGGCGCGCAAGTCCACCGGCGGCAAGGCGCCGAGGAAGCAGCTGGCGACCAAGGCGGCGCGCAAGTCGGCCCCGGCCACCGGCGGCGTGAAGAAGCCCCACCGCTTCCGCCCGGGAACCGTCGCGCTCCGGGAGATCCGCAAGTACCAGAAGAGCACGGAGCTGCTCATCCGCAAGCTCCCCTTCCAGCGCCTCGTCCGTGAGATCGCGCAGGACTTCAAGACCGACCTGAGGTTCCAGAGCTCCGCCGTGTCCGCCCTCCAGGAGGCCGCCGAGGCGTACCTGGTCGGGCTGTTCGAGGACACCAACCTGTGCGCCATCCACGCCAAGCGCGTCACcatcatgcccaaggacatccaGCTCGCACGCCGCATCCGTGGGGAGCGCGCCTAG